In Solanum pennellii chromosome 3, SPENNV200, a single window of DNA contains:
- the LOC107012850 gene encoding putative glutamine amidotransferase GAT1_2.1, translated as MAASELSVVLPRVLIVSRRAVRKNKFVDFVGEYHLDLIVSYGAVPVIVPRVSGVHMLLESFEPIHGVLLCEGEDIDPSLYDDESNHLSPEEIEEIRRKHVSDTAIDKEKDTIELRLAKLCLERNIPYLGICRGSQVLNVACGGTLYRDIEKDLSRNLPQDKRVVHIDYDNYDNHRHIVKIIENTPLHYWFKDSLEDGKMEICVNSYHHQGVKKLAQRFVPMAFSHDGLIEGFYDPDAYNPEEGKFIMGLQFHPERMRQQDTDEFDYPGCTFAYQEFVKAVVAYNKKLSTSVQKPIKLNQEMEKKRKIIVRSFSLARNIYEGSSQMHPSKESDLDAGAEFLESNTALSIQQETRLIEMGATIRNGCSYLEKLKMNEEREGLARKIMGKMSVEQLSDLKSFYNMMGLICCEVLERKLQDIVNEVAS; from the exons ATGGCCGCCTCCGAGCTCTCTGTAGTTTTACCCCGCGTCCTCATCGTCTCTAGACGAGCCGTTCGCAAGAACaagtttgttgattttgttg GAGAATATCATCTTGATCTTATAGTAAGCTATGGAGCTGTCCCAGTAATTGTACCAAGAGTTTCAGGGGTCCATATGTTATTGGAAAGCTTTGAACCAATTCATGGAGTTCTTCTATGTGAAGGAGAAGATATAGATCCTTCTCTATATGACGACGAATCCAATCATCTGTCTCCTGAAGAAATCGAAGAAATTCGAAGAAAACATGTGAGTGATACAGCCATTGACAAAGAAAAAGACACAATTGAGCTGAGATTGGCAAAGCTCTGTCTTGAAAGGAACATACCTTACTTGGGAATATGTCGAGGGTCACAG GTACTTAATGTAGCATGTGGAGGAACTCTTTATAGAGACATTGAGAAAGATCTCTCAAGAAACCTCCCTCAAGACAAAAGGGTAGTTCACATTGATTATGATAACTATGACAATCATAGACATATTGTCAAGATTATTGAAAATACCCCATTACACTATTGGTTCAAAGATTCATTAGAAGATGGTAAAATGGAAATTTGTGTAAATAGTTATCACCATCAAGGAGTCAAGAAATTAGCTCAAAGATTTGTTCCTATGGCATTTTCACATGATGGTTTAATTGAAGGGTTCTATGATCCTGATGCTTATAATCCTGAGGAAGGTAAATTTATTATGGGACTTCAATTTCATCCAGAGAGAATGAGACAACAAGATACTGATGAGTTTGATTATCCTGGATGCACTTTTGCTTATCAG GAGTTTGTGAAAGCTGTAGTTGCTTACAACAAGAAGTTATCAACAAGTGTCCAAAAACCCATAAAGCTTAAtcaagaaatggaaaaaaagaggaaaattatAGTTAGAAGTTTTTCTCTAGCTAGGAATATATATGAAGGAAGCAGCCAGATGCATCCATCAAAAGAATCTGACTTGGATGCTGGGGCAGAGTTCCTAGag TCAAATACAGCATTGAGTATCCAACAAGAGACGAGGTTAATTGAGATGGGAGCCACAATAAGAAATGGATGTTCTTACTTAGAGAAATTAAAGATGAATGAGGAGAGAGAAGGGTTAGCTAGAAAGATAATGGGTAAAATGTCTGTGGAACAATTATCTGATCTCAAGTCTTTTTACAACATGATGGGACTAATATGTTGTGAAGTATTAGAAAGAAAACTACAAGATATTGTTAATGAAGTTGCCTCTTAA